One Carassius carassius chromosome 20, fCarCar2.1, whole genome shotgun sequence DNA segment encodes these proteins:
- the si:ch211-207d6.2 gene encoding sickle tail protein homolog isoform X6 has protein sequence MSEGEAPSAFTRGSRSRASLPVVKSNNQTKDRSLGVLYLQYGEETKQIRMPNEVTGADTIKALFVSAFPQHLTMKTLESPSVAIYIKDDMRNMYYELTDVRNITSHSCLKVYHKDPAQAFNHNTRPNNGEIRITRERFYSGRQQPGGQSPVHTLPHSPIHSVQGSLSPPTPRSMPSSPSRIPFSHSVAMPGGATLPRDRVSNAPPNRSITPCSSAILERRDVKPDEDLSSKSVPLYSEAYASPEARLSVSSSQGSHSGDVPDGAAYIQHRSSVKSVGAYTDGQDLQHSLYRQKSRKYSESQLASMGSKTPPASPHRVNEVRMIDMLPGQNSYMPSQGVAAERASPVRRSFRKDSNGAMEVATRVRGNVASPVFADLQPSHGEKPFQGHVAAGDPQSEKIKAMEQQIASLTGLVQHALMKGPNTSAKETSSEKPVKTESSEQNGGICTVSSSKEPVVQTDSISPVRDPAMCSILSTFRRNVSDLRLQLHQLKQMQLQNQDAMRQMLRQAELDISERFSDIVLHLEDPVHRQRVQVEEERHRYLGMEERVLVQLGELENYVEMLKKESSCAMSNRPVTLKDVEEGAVNLRKVGEALATLKGEFPALQMKMRGVLRVEVEAVRFLKEEPHKMDSMLKRVKALTDTLSGLRRYTTESHNHTSDPVQVKALPADSVSFVEEYRSPKPVCESPTPQPRSPAKIICSEPVPSSPVTVHHIQGTPISTHHPSPPLTPTHSRDSPTVVKVSPRSRENSPALLKRAAPRGQEAVPATVVINTTGSSSPEEIYVNTSRPMPEEVSKQAAEEDKVEMERILQQTQASLMKAIPDLEVSKQVDSASSHPPSILPDEVDFPLPVSSPPEAAPQDGPKADKPVQTSLERPQKPHRASVDRVQPNPETASKSPPPPPPRRFYPSVSGLTTGRSGEVIYTTRKESTSAQEGEEEAPKPKPLRVPPEVKPKPRTPPPVNISTLQDEEDEGDKIMAELQVFQKCTKKDLQPRYIVDLTSRELSDSEMEPGLSLSYHTKQTSSHLSEEGALSESREASATPGSPGVMYYITGTSKTSRQSTSRPDDLKEPKEATFSPSKVATENASDISQQQKLLKSNDLSINSVQLNQSVKEVQTKPNNIHEVPYSPFNSLRNSTEAEKGASLINPKELKAESVLKSLKQVVPTPSEKVSPVEEKFEEHILRTSSVAPVMDKSIKHGHRTTTVKVTLVSKCPQSAEPVHQPNTDDSFSTQPNNHDIEQDVTKRSPEDHARYTEEASLSPDLPGDEGPLPPNNIAFRITKTKVQALSTGEYQQLVNSKGTDVQTVKVGSEPTLTAPEDSRFDKKPVIIIFDEPMDICQAYKRLSTVFECEEELERVLSEERIDEENEEEVEANSKSQVSQITPTDNLDQFRTENRANNQSSSSVPVPVQQQSSFESPALSVEEGDKTESAKDAKKKFKFKFPKKQLVAIGQALRTGTKTGKKTLQVVVYEDEEEPDGTVKELKEAKRFEIKSHADDDSTTPKSLWQNQTTTSQSTKDRTEELRKTTYQTLNSLEQTIKQLESTISDIEPTLVSEVSCKEELKAKRLSSDAEPEEGSPTKKPAPLKPKPHKSSLQKRSKTQSRSSSSTATSSSSSSSKQNSGDSPASSQTSSPKSRPQPAESVEKPGKPQKLQDSQRQFRQVVLL, from the exons ATGTCGGAGGGAGAAGCCCCCTCCGCCTTCACCCGAGGCAGCCGCTCTCGAGCGAGCCTCCCCGTGGTCAAGTCAAATAACCAGACCAAGGACAGGTCATTAG GTGTCCTCTACCTGCAGTATGGAGAAGAGACCAAACAGATCCGAATGCCCAATGAGGTGACGGGTGCAGACACCATCAAGGCTCTGTTTGTCAGTGCCTTCCCTCAGCACCTCACTATGAAGACACTGGAGTCCCCCAGCGTGGCTATATACATCAAAGATGACATGAGGAATATGTACTATGAGCTGACTGATGTCAG GAACATCACATCACACTCTTGCCTGAAAGTGTATCACAAAGACCCAGCCCAGGCCTTCAATCACAACACAAGACCAAATAATGGAGAAATTAGG ATCACAAGAGAGAGGTTCTACAGTGGCAGACAGCAGCCGGGAGGCCAAAGCCCAGTGCACACTCTGCCTCACAGTCCCATACATTCAGTCCAGGGCTCTCTGTCTCCTCCTACACCTCGCTCCATGCCCTCATCTCCTTCTAGAATCCCCTTCAGCCACTCTGTTGCCATGCCTGGTGGTGCCACCTTACCCAGGGACCGTGTGTCCAACGCACCCCCAAATCGCTCTATCACACCCTGCTCCAGTGCCATCCTGGAGCGACGGGACGTAAAACCGGATGAGGATCTGAGCAGCAAGAGCGTTCCTTTGTATTCAGAAGCATACGCTTCACCTGAAGCCAGGCTCAGTGTCTCCTCATCACAAGGCAGCCATTCTGGAGACGTCCCGGATGGGGCGGCGTACATCCAGCACCGCTCCTCCGTCAAGTCTGTCGGTGCGTACACAGATGGCCAGGATCTGCAGCACTCCCTCTACAGACAGAAATCTCGAAAGTACAGTGAGAGTCAGCTCGCTTCCATGGGCTCCAAAACACCGCCTGCTTCTCCTCACAGGGTCAATGAGGTCAGAATGATTGACATGCTCCCAGGCCAGAACTCCTACATGCCCTCACAAGGTGTGGCAGCGGAAAGAGCATCACCTGTGCGTAGATCTTTCCGCAAGGACAGTAATGGGGCCATGGAGGTGGCGACCAGGGTTAGAGGCAATGTGGCCTCCCCTGTTTTTGCCGACCTTCAGCCCAGTCACGGAGAGAAGCCATTTCAAGGACACGTGGCAGCCGGAGATCCTCAGAG TGAAAAAATAAAGGCAATGGAGCAGCAGATAGCCAGTCTTACTGGACTCGTTCAACACGCTCTTATGAAAGGGCCAAATACAAGTGCCAAAGAGACTTCCAG TGAGAAACCGGTAAAGACTGAGTCTTCGGAACAGAATGGTG GCATCTGTACTGTATCATCATCTAAAGAGCCAGTTGTGCAGACAGACAGTATTTCTCCTGTCAGAGACCCTGCTATGTGCTCAATCCTCTCCACCTTCAGGAGAAACGTCTCTGACCTCAGACTGCAGCTCCATCAACTCAAACAGATGCAG CTGCAAAACCAGGATGCCATGAGGCAGATGCTGCGACAGGCAGAGCTGGATATCTCCGAGAGGTTTTCAGACATTGTGCTGCACCTTGAGGACCCCGTTCATAGACAGCGAGTCCAGGTGGAAGAAGAAAGACACAGATATCTAGGCATGGAAGAGAGGGTTCTCGTACAGCTCGG AGAGCTGGAAAACTATGTGGAGATGCTCAAGAAAGAATCCAGCTGTGCCATGAGCAATCGACCAGTCACTCTGAAGGATGTGGAGGAAGGGGCGGTCAACTTACGCAAAGTAGGAGAAGCTTTGGCCACACTCAAAG GAGAGTTCCCAGCCCTGCAGATGAAAATGCGTGGCGTGTTGAGGGTGGAGGTGGAGGCGGTGCGCTTCCTTAAAGAGGAGCCTCACAAAATGGACAGCATGCTGAAGAGAGTCAAAGCTCTGACTGACACTCTCAGTGGACTGAGAAG ATACACCACTGAAAGCCACAACCATACTTCTGACCCAGTCCAAGTGAAGGCATTACCAGCTGATTCAGTTTCCTTTGTGGAAGAGTACAGATCTCCAAAACCTGTTTGTGAGTCCCCCACCCCACAGCCAAGATCACCTGCCAAAATCATCTGCTCTGAGCCCGTACCCTCTTCTCCAGTCACGGTGCACCACATTCAGGGGACTCCCATCAGCACACACCACCCCAGTCCCCCGCTCACACCCACCCATAGCAGGGACTCCCCCACTGTGGTGAAGGTCAGTCCCAGGAGCAGAGAAAACAGTCCTGCCCTGCTAAAGAGAGCAGCACCACGGGGCCAGGAAGCTGTGCCAGCAACCGTTGTCATCAACACGACTGGATCCTCCTCACCAGAGGAGATCTATGTCAACACAAGCAGGCCCATGCCTGAAGAG GTTTCAAAACAGGCAGCAGAGGAGGACAAGGTTGAAATGGAGAGGATCCTTCAGCAGACTCAGGCCAGCCTTATGAAGGCTATACCTGACCTGGAAGTGAGCAAACAGGTGGACAGCGCCTCCTCCCATCCACCCAGCATCTTGCCAGATGAGGTGGACTTTCCACTTCCTGTATCTTCACCCCCTG AAGCCGCACCGCAGGATGGACCCAAGGCAGATAAACCTGTCCAGACCAGTTTGGAGAGGCCACAGAAGCCCCACAGGGCCAGTGTTGACAGAGTACAGCCCAACCCTGAAACGGCCAGCAAATcgcctccccctccccctccacgCAGATTCTACCCCTCTGTATCTGGACTCACCACAGGACGTTCAGGAGAGGTGATCTACACCACCCGGAAAGAGTCCACTAGTGCACAG GAGGGTGAAGAGGAGGCCCCGAAGCCCAAACCCTTGCGTGTGCCCCCAGAGGTCAAGCCCAAGCCCCGCACCCCTCCTCCTGTCAACATCTCCACCTTACAAGATGAAGAGGATGAAGGAGATAAGATCATGGCTGAGCTACAG GTGTTTCAGAAGTgcacaaaaaaagatttacagcCCAGATATATCGTTGATCTCACATCCCGTGAGCTCTCAGACAGTGAGATGGAGCCAGGGCTTTCCCTGTCTTACCACACAAAG CAGACCTCCTCTCACCTATCTGAAGAAGGAGCACTGTCTGAAAGTAGGGAAGCTAGTGCAACACCTGGTTCACCTGGG GTCATGTATTATATCACTGGAACATCAAAAACATCAAGGCAGAGCACCTCTAGGCCAGATGACCTAAAGGAACCCAAGGAAGCAACTTTTTCTCCTTCGAAGGTTGCAACTGAGAATGCTTCCGACATTTCCCAGCAGCAAAAACTGTTAAAATCAAATGACTTATCTATAAATTCAGTTCAGCTAAACCAATCAGTCAAGGAGGTCCAAACCAAGCCAAATAATATTCATGAGGTGCCATATAGCCCCTTTAACTCTTTAAGGAACAGCACAGAAGCTGAAAAAGGGGCATCGCTCATTAATCCCAAAGAGCTCAAGGCTGAATCAGTGCTGAAGTCTCTAAAGCAGGTGGTTCCTACACCTTCTGAGAAAGTTTCACCTGTTGAGGAGAAGTTTGAGGAGCATATACTGCGTACATCCTCTGTTGCACCTGTTATGGACAAGTCAATAAAGCATGGACATCGCACAACCACTGTTAAAGTTACACTTGTTAGCAAGTGTCCACAAAGTGCTGAACCAGTCCATCAACCCAACACTGATGACTCATTTTCAACACAACCGAATAACCATGACATTGAGCAGGATGTAACAAAGAGATCACCTGAAGATCATGCCAGATACACTGAGGAGGCCAGTCTAAGTCCAGACCTCCCAGGAGACGAAGGTCCTCTTCCACCAAATAACATTGCCTTCAGGATCACTAAAACCAAGGTACAGGCTCTATCGACTGGAGAGTACCAACAGCTGGTAAACAGTAAAGGCACAGATGTCCAAACTGTTAAAGTGGGCTCAGAACCAACCCTAACTGCCCCCGAGGACTCTAGGTTTGACAAGAAGCCGGTTATCATAATTTTTGACGAGCCTATGGATATCTGTCAGGCCTACAAGCGACTGTCCACCGTCTTTGAATGTGAAGAAGAGCTTGAGAGGGTGCTATCGGAAGAGAGGATAGATGAAGAGAATGAGGAGGAAGTGGAAGCCAACTCAAAGAGTCAGGTCAGTCAGATAACACCTACAGATAATCTAGATCAGTTCAGAACTGAGAATAGGGCAAACAATCAGAGTAGTAGTAGCGTTCCAGTGCCTGTACAACAGCAGAGTTCCTTTGAGAGTCCTGCTCTTTCTGTTGAGGAAGGAGATAAGACAGAATCTGCTAAAGATGCGAAAAAGAAATTCAAGTTTAAGTTCCCCAAGAAGCAGCTTGTAGCTATTGGCCAAGCTCTTCGTACGGGGACAAAAACTGGCAAAAAGACACTGCAAGTAGTTGTCTACGAGGATGAAGAGGAACCAGATGGAACCGTGAAGGAGCTCAAAGAAGCTAAAAGGTTTGAGATCAAGTCCCACGCAGACGATGATTCTACCACTCCTAAGTCTTTATGGCAAAACCAGACCACCACGTCACAGAGCACCAAAGACAGAACTGAGGAACTCCGTAAGACTACTTATCAAACATTAAACAGCCTTGAGCAGACCATTAAGCAGTTGGAAAGTACCATAAGTGATATTGAGCCTACATTGGTTTCGGAAGTCTCCTGCAAGGAGGAATTGAAAGCTAAGAGATTGTCCAGTGATGCAGAACCGGAGGAGGGCAGTCCCACAAAAAAGCCAGCCCCACTGAAGCCCAAACCCCACAAGTCATCTCTGCAAAAGAGATCCAAAACACAGTCTCGATCCTCCTCAAGCACGGCCACTTCCTCCAGTTCCTCCAGCAGTAAACAG AACTCTGGTGACTCGCCTGCTTCGAGTCAGACTTCCTCACCCAAGTCTCGCCCGCAGCCAGCAGAGAGTGTGGAAAAACCTGGAAAACCTCAAAAGCTCCAGGACTCCCAGAGGCAATTCCGTCAGGTAGTTTTACTATAG
- the si:ch211-207d6.2 gene encoding sickle tail protein homolog isoform X12, with amino-acid sequence MSKPSRLVKPSKQSRKEPPGNRSHMLVVGERLMRAGSEGNLVRSRPPQKPSDTNPVGSNPEQARSHQRLCSHEDVDRNRRKQSSADESEQSDPWSPRTVPRRHTVGGPRTAGDVIIMQSYNMDQKKEAFLEHLKQKYPHHASVIMGHQERLQDQIRSSGHSVTPQSAVGEPREHLSLASLESLEAMSEGEAPSAFTRGSRSRASLPVVKSNNQTKDRSLGVLYLQYGEETKQIRMPNEVTGADTIKALFVSAFPQHLTMKTLESPSVAIYIKDDMRNMYYELTDVRNITSHSCLKVYHKDPAQAFNHNTRPNNGEIRITRERFYSGRQQPGGQSPVHTLPHSPIHSVQGSLSPPTPRSMPSSPSRIPFSHSVAMPGGATLPRDRVSNAPPNRSITPCSSAILERRDVKPDEDLSSKSVPLYSEAYASPEARLSVSSSQGSHSGDVPDGAAYIQHRSSVKSVGAYTDGQDLQHSLYRQKSRKYSESQLASMGSKTPPASPHRVNEVRMIDMLPGQNSYMPSQGVAAERASPVRRSFRKDSNGAMEVATRVRGNVASPVFADLQPSHGEKPFQGHVAAGDPQSEKIKAMEQQIASLTGLVQHALMKGPNTSAKETSSEKPVKTESSEQNGGICTVSSSKEPVVQTDSISPVRDPAMCSILSTFRRNVSDLRLQLHQLKQMQLQNQDAMRQMLRQAELDISERFSDIVLHLEDPVHRQRVQVEEERHRYLGMEERVLVQLGELENYVEMLKKESSCAMSNRPVTLKDVEEGAVNLRKVGEALATLKGEFPALQMKMRGVLRVEVEAVRFLKEEPHKMDSMLKRVKALTDTLSGLRRYTTESHNHTSDPVQVKALPADSVSFVEEYRSPKPVCESPTPQPRSPAKIICSEPVPSSPVTVHHIQGTPISTHHPSPPLTPTHSRDSPTVVKVSPRSRENSPALLKRAAPRGQEAVPATVVINTTGSSSPEEIYVNTSRPMPEEVSKQAAEEDKVEMERILQQTQASLMKAIPDLEVSKQVDSASSHPPSILPDEVDFPLPVSSPPEAAPQDGPKADKPVQTSLERPQKPHRASVDRVQPNPETASKSPPPPPPRRFYPSVSGLTTGRSGEVIYTTRKESTSAQEGEEEAPKPKPLRVPPEVKPKPRTPPPVNISTLQDEEDEGDKIMAELQNSGDSPASSQTSSPKSRPQPAESVEKPGKPQKLQDSQRQFRQVVLL; translated from the exons AGCAAGCGAGAAGCCACCAGAGGCTGTGCTCCCATGAGGATGTGGACagaaacagaagaaaacaaaGCAGTGCAGATGAGAGTGAGCAGTCTGACCCCTGGTCCCCTCGCACCGTGCCAAGGCGACACACAGTAGGAGGGCCTCGCACCGCTGGGGACGTGATCATCATGCAGTCCTACAACATGGACCAGAAGAAAGAGGCTTTTCTTGAGCATTTGAAACAAAAGTACCCCCATCATGCTTCTGTCATTATGGGGCACCAGGAAAGACTCCAAGACCAG ATCAGGAGTTCTGGGCACAGTGTAACCCCTCAGTCTGCTGTAGGGGAGCCGAGGGAGCATCTCTCTTTGGCCTCCCTTGAGTCTTTGGAGGCCATGTCGGAGGGAGAAGCCCCCTCCGCCTTCACCCGAGGCAGCCGCTCTCGAGCGAGCCTCCCCGTGGTCAAGTCAAATAACCAGACCAAGGACAGGTCATTAG GTGTCCTCTACCTGCAGTATGGAGAAGAGACCAAACAGATCCGAATGCCCAATGAGGTGACGGGTGCAGACACCATCAAGGCTCTGTTTGTCAGTGCCTTCCCTCAGCACCTCACTATGAAGACACTGGAGTCCCCCAGCGTGGCTATATACATCAAAGATGACATGAGGAATATGTACTATGAGCTGACTGATGTCAG GAACATCACATCACACTCTTGCCTGAAAGTGTATCACAAAGACCCAGCCCAGGCCTTCAATCACAACACAAGACCAAATAATGGAGAAATTAGG ATCACAAGAGAGAGGTTCTACAGTGGCAGACAGCAGCCGGGAGGCCAAAGCCCAGTGCACACTCTGCCTCACAGTCCCATACATTCAGTCCAGGGCTCTCTGTCTCCTCCTACACCTCGCTCCATGCCCTCATCTCCTTCTAGAATCCCCTTCAGCCACTCTGTTGCCATGCCTGGTGGTGCCACCTTACCCAGGGACCGTGTGTCCAACGCACCCCCAAATCGCTCTATCACACCCTGCTCCAGTGCCATCCTGGAGCGACGGGACGTAAAACCGGATGAGGATCTGAGCAGCAAGAGCGTTCCTTTGTATTCAGAAGCATACGCTTCACCTGAAGCCAGGCTCAGTGTCTCCTCATCACAAGGCAGCCATTCTGGAGACGTCCCGGATGGGGCGGCGTACATCCAGCACCGCTCCTCCGTCAAGTCTGTCGGTGCGTACACAGATGGCCAGGATCTGCAGCACTCCCTCTACAGACAGAAATCTCGAAAGTACAGTGAGAGTCAGCTCGCTTCCATGGGCTCCAAAACACCGCCTGCTTCTCCTCACAGGGTCAATGAGGTCAGAATGATTGACATGCTCCCAGGCCAGAACTCCTACATGCCCTCACAAGGTGTGGCAGCGGAAAGAGCATCACCTGTGCGTAGATCTTTCCGCAAGGACAGTAATGGGGCCATGGAGGTGGCGACCAGGGTTAGAGGCAATGTGGCCTCCCCTGTTTTTGCCGACCTTCAGCCCAGTCACGGAGAGAAGCCATTTCAAGGACACGTGGCAGCCGGAGATCCTCAGAG TGAAAAAATAAAGGCAATGGAGCAGCAGATAGCCAGTCTTACTGGACTCGTTCAACACGCTCTTATGAAAGGGCCAAATACAAGTGCCAAAGAGACTTCCAG TGAGAAACCGGTAAAGACTGAGTCTTCGGAACAGAATGGTG GCATCTGTACTGTATCATCATCTAAAGAGCCAGTTGTGCAGACAGACAGTATTTCTCCTGTCAGAGACCCTGCTATGTGCTCAATCCTCTCCACCTTCAGGAGAAACGTCTCTGACCTCAGACTGCAGCTCCATCAACTCAAACAGATGCAG CTGCAAAACCAGGATGCCATGAGGCAGATGCTGCGACAGGCAGAGCTGGATATCTCCGAGAGGTTTTCAGACATTGTGCTGCACCTTGAGGACCCCGTTCATAGACAGCGAGTCCAGGTGGAAGAAGAAAGACACAGATATCTAGGCATGGAAGAGAGGGTTCTCGTACAGCTCGG AGAGCTGGAAAACTATGTGGAGATGCTCAAGAAAGAATCCAGCTGTGCCATGAGCAATCGACCAGTCACTCTGAAGGATGTGGAGGAAGGGGCGGTCAACTTACGCAAAGTAGGAGAAGCTTTGGCCACACTCAAAG GAGAGTTCCCAGCCCTGCAGATGAAAATGCGTGGCGTGTTGAGGGTGGAGGTGGAGGCGGTGCGCTTCCTTAAAGAGGAGCCTCACAAAATGGACAGCATGCTGAAGAGAGTCAAAGCTCTGACTGACACTCTCAGTGGACTGAGAAG ATACACCACTGAAAGCCACAACCATACTTCTGACCCAGTCCAAGTGAAGGCATTACCAGCTGATTCAGTTTCCTTTGTGGAAGAGTACAGATCTCCAAAACCTGTTTGTGAGTCCCCCACCCCACAGCCAAGATCACCTGCCAAAATCATCTGCTCTGAGCCCGTACCCTCTTCTCCAGTCACGGTGCACCACATTCAGGGGACTCCCATCAGCACACACCACCCCAGTCCCCCGCTCACACCCACCCATAGCAGGGACTCCCCCACTGTGGTGAAGGTCAGTCCCAGGAGCAGAGAAAACAGTCCTGCCCTGCTAAAGAGAGCAGCACCACGGGGCCAGGAAGCTGTGCCAGCAACCGTTGTCATCAACACGACTGGATCCTCCTCACCAGAGGAGATCTATGTCAACACAAGCAGGCCCATGCCTGAAGAG GTTTCAAAACAGGCAGCAGAGGAGGACAAGGTTGAAATGGAGAGGATCCTTCAGCAGACTCAGGCCAGCCTTATGAAGGCTATACCTGACCTGGAAGTGAGCAAACAGGTGGACAGCGCCTCCTCCCATCCACCCAGCATCTTGCCAGATGAGGTGGACTTTCCACTTCCTGTATCTTCACCCCCTG AAGCCGCACCGCAGGATGGACCCAAGGCAGATAAACCTGTCCAGACCAGTTTGGAGAGGCCACAGAAGCCCCACAGGGCCAGTGTTGACAGAGTACAGCCCAACCCTGAAACGGCCAGCAAATcgcctccccctccccctccacgCAGATTCTACCCCTCTGTATCTGGACTCACCACAGGACGTTCAGGAGAGGTGATCTACACCACCCGGAAAGAGTCCACTAGTGCACAG GAGGGTGAAGAGGAGGCCCCGAAGCCCAAACCCTTGCGTGTGCCCCCAGAGGTCAAGCCCAAGCCCCGCACCCCTCCTCCTGTCAACATCTCCACCTTACAAGATGAAGAGGATGAAGGAGATAAGATCATGGCTGAGCTACAG AACTCTGGTGACTCGCCTGCTTCGAGTCAGACTTCCTCACCCAAGTCTCGCCCGCAGCCAGCAGAGAGTGTGGAAAAACCTGGAAAACCTCAAAAGCTCCAGGACTCCCAGAGGCAATTCCGTCAGGTAGTTTTACTATAG